The nucleotide sequence CCCGAAGTGTTCGCGAATGAGCGCCAAAGCCTGCGCGGGCTCGAAGTCGCCGATCACCGACACGGTGGCGTTGTTGGGCCAATAGAAGGTATCGTAGAACTCGCGGAGCTTTTCGATCGGCACGTTTTCGATGTCGCTGCGCCAACCGATGGTGGAGTGGTGATAGGGGTGGGCAATGAATGCGGCCGAACCGACTTGATCCAGCAATACGCTGAACGGGCTGTTTTCGCCGCGCTCGAACTCATTGCGCACCACCGTCATTTCGGGTTGGCGGTCGGACTCGCGCAGCAGCAGGCCCCGCACCCGATCCGCTTCCAGGGCGATGATCGTCGGGAGGTGATCGTTGGGCGAATTGACGTAGTAGTTGGTGCGGTCGAGCCAGGTGGTGGCGTTGTTTTGAGCGCCCAAGGGATCGAGGGTCTGGTCGTAGCCATTGCCATTCTCTTGATTGAATTTGCTGGATCCCTTGAACATCAGATGCTCGAGCAGGTGGGTGGCTCCCGTCGTTCCGGTCACCTCATTGCGGGAACCCACCAAGTAGGTCACCATCACGGTGACGACCGGCGAGGTATGCTCCGGCAAGAGCAGCACCTTGAGGTCATTTTTTTCCAAGGTATAGGCGGAGATGTCACCGACGGTGCGATCGTAGTGGAATCCCGGGATGTCTTGCGGGACTTCGGCCATGATGACGGTCGCGAACAGCGATGCCATCGTCGTTAAACGGGTTATCATGGGAAGGTATTTGGGTGAAACCGCGAAGTAGCGCCAGCTCGATGGTTCGAAACCCTGCGCGCGGGCGAAATTTCCCTGATTTAGACCCCCAAAACGTAACAAAACTCTCCTTGGTTTATGTGACGTAAACGTTACGGTGTAACAATAACGTCACACAGCGGTGCAGCCGGCACCCTATGAGCCTTTAACCCCCATTTGTCCCATGAAAACCAAACTCGTGATTTCCTGCGCGATCGCCATCGCGCTTTCTGGTTCCTCCCTTGTAGCGGCGGATCAAGCCACGGCCCGTTCCCCTGAAGCCCGCGACGGCGGCGTGTCCAAGGTGGCTCACATCAAAGGCATGGATCAAGCGCCCGTCATTGAGACTCGAGTCGCCCCAGTTTATCCCCGCGAGCTGCGGGAAAAGGGTATCCAAGGCCTCGTGACGGTCGAAATGCTGATTGATTCGACTGGTCGTGTGGTCGAAGCGAATGCGGTTCGAGCGACCGCCCCGGCCTTTGCCAACCAGGCGGTGGAGGCAGCCCGTCAATGGACCTTCAAACCGGCTGAAGCGAAGGGGCAGAAAATTTCCACGCGCGTGCTCGTGCCATTCGAATTCGTCATGCCGCAGATCGCGGCCTGGGAAGCAGATTCCCGCTAATTGCCGCGTCGCGACCGCCTTGCGGTCGTCATGACGTCGTTTTTACCAGCCCGCCTTTCGTGACCGATCGGCGGGCTTTTTGACGCTTACTCTTGTGATCATCTGGCGGATGGATCATCTCTGGTAGTCGGCGCCGCATCTTGTGCAACGAGCTACCGGTTCATGAGTTGTGGTTTGGCCCTCTACTAATTTTATAAATTTCTGATTCCGTTTCGCATCGGCCATGAATGATTCCACTGAAAACCTCGACGATCTCTGGGAGCTGAGCGAGCTCGAGCAGCGGATCGCCACGCGTCCCACGGCGGAGGATATGGAGCGACTGGCGGACAAATACGATCAACTCGGTTGGGACAAGGAGGCGGACAAGCTGCGCGAACGCGCCGCGGAGACGAAACAGAACCCGCACAATCAAGAATCAGTGCGGCTGGTGGGATCCTTCACGCCGATTGTCTTGGTCGAGCTCCTCCGGGTGCTTCATCTCACCGGCAAGACCGGGGAATTGTTGCTCGAGTCGGCCAATGGCATGACGGCCGCTGTGACAGTGTCCGACGGAGTGCTGGTGGACGCGCAGGCGGCCGATGAGCCGCCGGGGATGCCGGCCTTGCGGCACGTGTTGACCATGCCGGGCGGGCGTTACCAATTTCTCCCCGGCACGATGCGGGCCGCTTTTCAGTCGTTGCCCGCAGACAGCGCCGCCTTGTTGATGCAGCTTTCTGAAGAATTTGTGGAAGAATGAAGACCTCGCCGATAATCGCGATCCTGTCGCTTGTTCCTGTCTGGTCGTCTTTATCCCACTCCTAAGCCATGGCCAAGATACTGATTGTTGAAGATGATCGCGCGACGGGACAGCTCATGTCCACGTTGGCGGAAAGTTTGGGCCACGAGGTCGATCTGGCGACCGATGGTGAATCTGCGTTGGAAGTGGTGGCCCGGAACCCGCCCAAGATGATCATTTCCGATGTGCTCATGGCGCCGATGGACGGGCTCAAGCTGTTGGAAATCGTGCGCAAGGAGCACCCGGAGATTGCGGTGGTAATTTTTTCCGCCTCGCGCGACCCCGACGTCCAAATGCGGGCCTTGAAGCTCGGTTCGGTGCAATTTCTCTCCAAGCCTCTGCGGATCGAGCAACTCAAGAAGGTGCTCGAAAAGACCGTCAATGAGCCGAAGTCCGGTTCCAGTGCGCCCATTGAGACGACTGCCGTGCGGGCGCCTGTGCGTGAAGTTACGGTGGAGGGCTTGGAGGAGGCTTTGCGCCCCTACCTGCCGGGGACGCGTTTGCGCGATACTCGATTCCGCCTCGCGCGTTTGGCCAAGGTTCGCAATCGCGTGTTGGTTGAAGCCGGGGAGGGCGTGTTTAACGCGGATATTCTCCGCCTGTTGCACCGACACTCTCACCGTGCGGCCGGTCCGCTGAAGATCGTTGATTTCGGAGCTGACGATGCGGCCGAAGCCATTGAGGCCTGGGGGCGGCACCCGCAGGCATGGTTACAGCCTTTTGCCGGTGGCATGTTGGTGTTTCTGCAAATCGAAGCCTTGTCGCTCGATGACCAACTCAAACTGGCGGACTTGATCCGCGAGGTGAAAGACATCCGCGTGGTGGCAACGACGCACACCGATCCCGATTTGCTCCAAGCTGAGGGCAAGTTGGACGAAAGCCTTTATTTCCGACTGTCGCTTTTTTCGATGCGAATTCCGCCGGTCATGGATTTGGGGGCTGATGTGCCGGAGATTCTCCTCGATGCGATCACTGCCAGTGCGGGCTATCCCAGTAAGGTGCGCCCCGAGTTGGATCCCGTTGCTCGCGAAGCATTATCCGCCTACACATGGCCCCGTAATTACACGGAAGTGCACCAGATCGCGGATCACGTCGCATCGCGACTTTCCGAACCGAAATTGACGCTGCAGGAATTGCCCGAGGCGGTGGCGGCGGCTCGTTGGCCTTCGCTGCAGTCGCACATCGAGCGCGCCGCGGAACTGCACATTGATCGCGTCATTCGCACGACTTCGAATCTCGCCCGCGCCTCGGCGGCACTCGGCGTTCCGGAACGAAATCTGCGGGCGTTTCTGGACGACCGGACCCACAAACTTGTGCCCATGCTGGGGGCCGCTCAAGAAACGGCGCCGGCCGAAATTTCGCAGTCCGAGCGCGTGTTGATTATCTCACACGATGAACTCTGGCGCACGTCGGCGGCGGCGATGGCCGTAAGGCCCAACCGGAGTGTCACCGCCGTGGCCGATGGTCTCGCGGCCATTTCCCACATTCTCATGGCTCCGGACTCCGTCGACGTGGTGCTGGTCGCACCGCCGCTCGACGTGTTTACGCCCAGCGAGCTTGGGCGCCAACTTCGTCGCCTTTGTCCGGGGGCGATCCTCGCCTTGCTCGAGGCCTTTCCCGACCCGGACGAATGCGAGCCCTTTCACGAAATCAACGAGAAGATCGATGAAGCCGATCGATTTGACACATTGCTCACTCGCCTGCTCGACGAACGGCAAGCCAGCCGCTCGCACTAATTTTCCTCGGATGTCGCCTCGGTGGTGACCGCCCGACCGAGATTTCCCTTCTTTCCCGCCCATGGCCTCCACGCCCGTCCAGTATTTCAATCGTTACACGCAGCAGCTTGAGACCGAGCAGATTTATGGTGAGCGCTGGTTGCGCTGGGCCTACGAGTCCGGGCTGGGGCGGGCCACCACGGCGGTGCTGCTGAAACGGTGGTTTTTCTCGTGGTATTACGGTCACCGCATGAACCGCAAATACAGTGGCAACAAGGTGCTGCCATTTGTCGTCGACTACGATCTCGATGCCGACGAATTCGGGAAACAGGCGTGGGAATACAAGACGTTCAACGAGTTTTTCGCGCGTGCCCTCAAACCCGCCGCCCGCCCGATCGCCGCCGGCGATGATGTCGCCGTGCTGCCCGCCGATGGCCGCCACCTGGCGTTTGCCGATGTGGATGCGGCCGAAGGTTTCTACGTCAAGGGATCCAAGTTCACGCTCGCGGAGTTGTTTGGGAGTGCGGAGCTGGCCGCACCTTTCGCCGGGGGCACCATGGTCATTTCCCGGCTTTGTCCGGTGGATTATCACCGTTTCCACTTCCCGGTCGCGGGCACGCCCGACCATACGACTTTGATCAAGGGAGCGCTCTACTCGGTCAACCCGATCGCGTTGCGCCGCAACGTGAAATACCTCGTGCAAAACAAACGCATGCGCACGTTGCTCGATTCCGAGCGCTTCGGACAGGTGGCCATGTTCGAAGTCGGGGCCACGTGTGTGGGCACGATTCGGCAACTTTACGTGCCGGATCGCGTTAACGCGAAAGGCGAGGAAAAGGGGCTTTTCAAATTCGGTGGCTCATGTGTGATCACCGTTTTTCAAGCCGGTCGGATCGAACTGGCCGAGGACTTGAAAACCCAGGGGGCTCAACAGCGCGAAGTCTACGCGAGAATGGGCGATGTGTTGGGTCGGGCGACGACGGGTTGAGTCAGGTGCCGTCCTCGATCCGCGCGGCGATGTTCCAGACGTGACCTTCGGGGTCCACGACACGGCCCACACGGTCGCCCCAAAACTGATCGGCGGCCGGCAGCACTACGCGGGCTCCGGCGGCGATGGCTGTTTCGATTACGGGGTCCACGGTCTCTCCGTAGAGGTAGATCACCACGGGCGAACTGCCGTCCGGTGTCGGAGCGTCGCTCGCCAGATGTTGCGACACATCATGCACCATGATCAGCGATCCGTTGATCTGTAGGGTCGCATGCACTACACGGCCGTCCTCGGTCTCGCGGCGGGACAGTTCGGACGCGCCAAAGGCGCGCTGGCAGAATGCGATCTCCGCCCCGGGATCGCGGCAAACCAGCATCGGCACGATCAGATGGGGACGCATTGGGACGGGGCGGCGAATCGTTATGGCTGGCGAGCGTTCGCCTGGGCTCCGGTTGGATCTACGGTAGCTCCGCCGCGATGGCTTCGGCCGCGGCGGCGACGGCGGCGCTGAGTTGCGCGACGAGGTCGCCGGAATCGCCGGTCCAGGAGGTCGCCGGCGCGATGAACTTGCCCTGTTGCTGGAGCTCGCCACTGGGCCGCGTGAGCGTGTAGGCGATGGAGAAGCGGATCGGACCGTTCTTCACCCCGGTGCATTCCAGCACGCTGATGCTCAGTTCGTAGTCCCGGGTCAGGTTCAGCGGGAATGGCGGCATGACCACCCGGTTGATTTTGTCGCTTTGCACGAGAGCTCCGCGCAATACGCGGGTCACTCCTTCGTCGAGCGGCTCGGCCCAACGGTCGAAGGTGCGGTAAGTGATTTCGTGGTTCGCCGTCATGACCGCGATGGCGCGGCTGTCGAGCAGGTAGGCCGGCACCTCGATCGGGAGCAGCCCGATGGCGACACCCGCGGGCGCGGAGCTGGAGGCCGCGGTCGAAGCCCCATCTTCCAACACGAAGAAGCGGGTGGGGTCGGGTTTGGCGGCGGGAATGACGTTGCACCCGGTGGTGAGCAGGAGCGAGACGGCGGCGAGACAGAGTTGAAGACGGACGCGCAGGTTCATCGGGAAAATCGGGGGGAGGTGGCCGGACGGGACGGCGGGCACGGGGCGTTATTTGTCCTTCGCTCGACCCGTGAGCAAGGCGCTGGGATTACGTTCGAGGAAGTCGGCGAGTTGGGCGATGGCTCGGGAAGCCTCGCCGAGTTGTCGCAGGGCGGCGGCGGCTTCGGCGCCGATGCCGCTCTGGGCGGAGATGAATTGATTGGTGGTGGCCGCAACCGCATCCAACGCGGCGAGACTGGTGCGGGCTTGCTGCAACGTCTCGGCGAGTTCGGTCACGGTCGGGTCGACCGCTCCATCGACACGTTGCAGCGTGGAACGCAGTTCGCCCAGCGCACCGTCGAGATTGGCGAGGGCGGAAGGGATCGCCGGATTGTCCGTGAGGGTGCGAATCGACTTCGCCGTGGCGGTCCACTCCTGGCCCAGAGCGGCGAGATCAATCGATTTGATCTGCTTGCGACTGTCGGCCAGCAGGCCCTGGAGTTCGCGGGCCATGGCGGAAAAGTCGATGTCCTTCACGTTGGCGAGGATCTCGGTGAAGGTATTTTGAAACTCTGAAATGGTCGAAGGCACCGCCGGCACCACGGCGTGCTCCACCGGCACGAGATGTCGGCGGGGCACGGGGTA is from Synoicihabitans lomoniglobus and encodes:
- a CDS encoding M16 family metallopeptidase; this translates as MITRLTTMASLFATVIMAEVPQDIPGFHYDRTVGDISAYTLEKNDLKVLLLPEHTSPVVTVMVTYLVGSRNEVTGTTGATHLLEHLMFKGSSKFNQENGNGYDQTLDPLGAQNNATTWLDRTNYYVNSPNDHLPTIIALEADRVRGLLLRESDRQPEMTVVRNEFERGENSPFSVLLDQVGSAAFIAHPYHHSTIGWRSDIENVPIEKLREFYDTFYWPNNATVSVIGDFEPAQALALIREHFGVLPHSPHAIPEVYTEEPKQDGPRRLIVKRAGQLGLIDIAHKIPPGTHADYPAVTVLSRILSSGKGSRLYRALTDQGLSTGTNAFPFYNRDMTLHHTLIPLAPGIEHQTAEDAALAEIEKIKSDGVTAAEVSSAVSQILAESAFSRDGSFAVAGVLNEHIAVGDWAAYYTLDEKTQAVTPADVQRVAQLYFIEDSSTTGWFVPQLPTE
- a CDS encoding energy transducer TonB; translation: MKTKLVISCAIAIALSGSSLVAADQATARSPEARDGGVSKVAHIKGMDQAPVIETRVAPVYPRELREKGIQGLVTVEMLIDSTGRVVEANAVRATAPAFANQAVEAARQWTFKPAEAKGQKISTRVLVPFEFVMPQIAAWEADSR
- a CDS encoding DUF4388 domain-containing protein; protein product: MNDSTENLDDLWELSELEQRIATRPTAEDMERLADKYDQLGWDKEADKLRERAAETKQNPHNQESVRLVGSFTPIVLVELLRVLHLTGKTGELLLESANGMTAAVTVSDGVLVDAQAADEPPGMPALRHVLTMPGGRYQFLPGTMRAAFQSLPADSAALLMQLSEEFVEE
- a CDS encoding sigma-54-dependent transcriptional regulator — protein: MAKILIVEDDRATGQLMSTLAESLGHEVDLATDGESALEVVARNPPKMIISDVLMAPMDGLKLLEIVRKEHPEIAVVIFSASRDPDVQMRALKLGSVQFLSKPLRIEQLKKVLEKTVNEPKSGSSAPIETTAVRAPVREVTVEGLEEALRPYLPGTRLRDTRFRLARLAKVRNRVLVEAGEGVFNADILRLLHRHSHRAAGPLKIVDFGADDAAEAIEAWGRHPQAWLQPFAGGMLVFLQIEALSLDDQLKLADLIREVKDIRVVATTHTDPDLLQAEGKLDESLYFRLSLFSMRIPPVMDLGADVPEILLDAITASAGYPSKVRPELDPVAREALSAYTWPRNYTEVHQIADHVASRLSEPKLTLQELPEAVAAARWPSLQSHIERAAELHIDRVIRTTSNLARASAALGVPERNLRAFLDDRTHKLVPMLGAAQETAPAEISQSERVLIISHDELWRTSAAAMAVRPNRSVTAVADGLAAISHILMAPDSVDVVLVAPPLDVFTPSELGRQLRRLCPGAILALLEAFPDPDECEPFHEINEKIDEADRFDTLLTRLLDERQASRSH
- the asd gene encoding archaetidylserine decarboxylase (Phosphatidylserine decarboxylase is synthesized as a single chain precursor. Generation of the pyruvoyl active site from a Ser is coupled to cleavage of a Gly-Ser bond between the larger (beta) and smaller (alpha chains). It is an integral membrane protein.) produces the protein MASTPVQYFNRYTQQLETEQIYGERWLRWAYESGLGRATTAVLLKRWFFSWYYGHRMNRKYSGNKVLPFVVDYDLDADEFGKQAWEYKTFNEFFARALKPAARPIAAGDDVAVLPADGRHLAFADVDAAEGFYVKGSKFTLAELFGSAELAAPFAGGTMVISRLCPVDYHRFHFPVAGTPDHTTLIKGALYSVNPIALRRNVKYLVQNKRMRTLLDSERFGQVAMFEVGATCVGTIRQLYVPDRVNAKGEEKGLFKFGGSCVITVFQAGRIELAEDLKTQGAQQREVYARMGDVLGRATTG
- a CDS encoding VOC family protein; its protein translation is MRPHLIVPMLVCRDPGAEIAFCQRAFGASELSRRETEDGRVVHATLQINGSLIMVHDVSQHLASDAPTPDGSSPVVIYLYGETVDPVIETAIAAGARVVLPAADQFWGDRVGRVVDPEGHVWNIAARIEDGT
- a CDS encoding PqiC family protein, translating into MNLRVRLQLCLAAVSLLLTTGCNVIPAAKPDPTRFFVLEDGASTAASSSAPAGVAIGLLPIEVPAYLLDSRAIAVMTANHEITYRTFDRWAEPLDEGVTRVLRGALVQSDKINRVVMPPFPLNLTRDYELSISVLECTGVKNGPIRFSIAYTLTRPSGELQQQGKFIAPATSWTGDSGDLVAQLSAAVAAAAEAIAAELP
- a CDS encoding MlaD family protein, which translates into the protein MKTKVSPTVVGFFVIGAMIIGMIGLFSFGSLNFLRKPQRFMVYFDESVSGLDEGSPVKLRGVRVGRVSQVSLTYNNATQKSVVAVLCDLNRAVLTDLNGELIDVSDRAEIEKLIEDGLRAQLGVIGLATGLLYVELDFKDPLEYPVPRRHLVPVEHAVVPAVPSTISEFQNTFTEILANVKDIDFSAMARELQGLLADSRKQIKSIDLAALGQEWTATAKSIRTLTDNPAIPSALANLDGALGELRSTLQRVDGAVDPTVTELAETLQQARTSLAALDAVAATTNQFISAQSGIGAEAAAALRQLGEASRAIAQLADFLERNPSALLTGRAKDK